TGGCGGGGACCTGTGGTGGAACCAGGAACAAAATACGCTTAGAAGAGCACGTTGCCAATCGCGTGGCCAGGACCTGCGGCGGAACCAGGAACAAAATATGTTTAGTGAGTTGCCCATTTTGAGCGAGTTGTGCACAGACGAAACTAAGGGTCAGAAGCGGAGAGGATACTCCTAAGTCACCCACTTCTCTGTGGCCGGGTGCGCACTGGGCACCTGGGAGTTTATGACATCACTAtgggcctggtgacagagccagggtgTGGAGAAGTGAGCAGGAGCCCAGCGAGGGTGCCTACAAGAGGAGTCAAAGGGCAAAAGGCAAGGCCCCTCCACCGGTCCAGCTGGACTCTCTAGCCTCAGGGACGTCCCACTCCTGGGGGCAGGTGTGTGGCCCTGGATGTCCCCCCCCCCCTCCTGTGGTGCTGTGGAGGGTGCGGGGCTGATCCGCCAGAGCCCTTCCCACCTGGCATCTGGCCCAGGTGCTGGCTGACACCCAGTGGCCCTGTCTTGGCCGGCCCTGTCCCCCGGGTTACAGGGCCAGAACCTGGAAGCAGAGCGCAGGACCAGCCAGATCCCGCCAGGCTCCCCCGGGGCCTCTCCAGTGCCTCTATGCCGCCTGGAGCCAGGCCCGCCTTCTCCATGGCTGCCGTGGCCTCAAGGGCCACCAGGCTCGCTGCGCAGGCTTCCATGGAGAGGACGCGGTGCCCTGACCTGACTGGATGCTGCCCCTTACCACATCCCTTCCTGGCAGGCAGGGTCTCCACTTCTTTTTACAAATTTGCCTGAGACCCTTCCTTAGGTCATCCAGGTGGTCATGGTCCAGCCAGGCTTTGAACCCAGGTTGTGCGATTCCGCAGCTGGTGCTCTGGCCTGTGTACCTCCTGATCATGGATACAGcatgtattcttattttttcctgtagTCCGGGGATACTTAGCGTGGCGGCATATCTGTAATAAGCACATGCACACCTAGAAGGAGGTCTTCACTTCAACATATAAGTTGACCATGGCCCACTCTGGGCTCCAGTCCTCTGCAAAGATGTAGGGCAGGGACTACCAGTTGCCAGCACAGCACCATTCCACATTGTTCTTCTGATGGAGGCTTTCAGCCCAGATATTCTTTCTCGTCTGGTGGGTTCTCTCTCGTCTCGTCCAAGTATGTAACGATTATGTTCTAGATCAGCTTTGGTCTATCCTAAAAGAAACTCGCCAGTGGATTATACCATATAGATAAAAGTCAGTTTCTCTTGTCTTCCTAGAATGTGTCTAGAAAGCAAGTACATTATTTACAAGTTAATAGTGGATCAATGTATTGGATTAAAATATGACCAATGTAATTTGGTCATTGTGAGCATGCCAGCTTGGTCCACTCTTCACCACAATTTATGGAACCCTAAATATAACTCTAGATTTTCTTATGCCCAAGAGAAGGACATACTCTTGGGTGTCTGGACTagggaactcctgacctctagtgatctgcccacttcgccctcccaaagtgctaggattacaggcgtgagccactgtgcccagccaaatcatGTGAACTTTCTACATCCCAAGGGCACACAGCCTTCTGGGCCAGCATATAGACATCTGGCAGGGATCCAGGGTCCAGGAGTTAGATGCAATCCTTGAGCTCTAGTACCTTTATATTACCTGATCACAGAAGCTCAGGCCATGCGTGGGCAGGTACTAGGACCAGCACTGTGATGGGTAGGGCCCAGGCCCAGCCTTTCTCCATCAAATGAGCACTCAAGGTGAGGGGAGCACCAGCCTTTCATCTGCTGTGGTCAGGGCTGAAGTTCATGCTTCTGGTTGTAGGGGCTGAGTCACCCAGCAGCACTCACTCAGCTTTGGCCTGAAgcctgattttgtaaataaaatgataatggaGGAGACCAGATGCCTACAGTGTCATATTGCTGGAGATGTAACCGATCAAGATCAACATGTTTTGGTTCATTTGGATGATCGACTTAACAGAGAGCTTCCATACCCTCTCAAGGCCTgcatttttaatctatttaacattttttttatgCCAGGGTGTgacgttttcttttttatagggaaattaaaaaaaaaaaaaagaatgcacagGGAGTTAATATGAAATATCGTGTTCTCACCAAGTGAAGGTCAAAAGATTTCATTACAGGATATACAAAGGACGCCTCTGTATAACTTACATAGGGACAAGGGGTGGAAGCATCCAGTTACTGCAAAACACACAGCCAACAGGCGGATCTCAGGAGAGTCTGCACGTGGGCAGGGAGCGCCACTTTCTCACGGCGGAGGGGAGTGACTGTTCTGCCTTTGTTCCATTACATTAAAATGGTCATTTGAATTTTATGAGGCCCCTACATTTGTTGATCTGCAAGTTTCTTTAGGTTTTATTGCTACAAGATATCTATATGCATACATTCTTTACATCTAGTTTTAAggttacatataatttatatataatatttaataaaaattaaaatatataagatataataaaatacatacacacatgagcAGAGGCAGAGCAACAAGAATAAGCTTTTAAGACACACAATCAGGAGAGAGAAGGGCCCATCAAAGTAAATGGACAAGGGGAAGGGGGCACCTGTAAATAGCGGGCATCCTGCCAGTTCAAAGAATAGAAACCTGCCTGGGGGCTTGGGTCAGCCAGATGAACAGTCAAGCCAGGGAGGGCACAGCTGATGATGACACATGCTGGCTGCTGCTTCTGTCCAGAGGGAAATGTCTCAAATACATTGTGGTTCTGATTGGGCTCATCACCCTCAcaccctccaacacacacacacatactttgaGGTTTTGGGCCTCTGGCTTCCATAAGGAGAGAGCAGCTTAAATTTAACTTTGAGGGGCTGAGCCCTTTCCTCCAGGAGCAATGTCCATTCATGGGGACCACATGTAGAGGGAGACTTGCTGCTTATTTGTTGCCCATCGTACCACCTGTGTGTACCAGTGGGTCTCAGGTGCTCTTTCTGAATGGGGACCCTAATTGTGTTCAGTCGCAGCAGTTGTGGTGCCGTCCCCCATCGCACCATCTGTTCTGGAGGAGGATGTTGCAGAGGCGCTGCTCCCTAAACTGGAGGTGCCTTGAGAAGCCCTGATGGGAAGGCTCGGAAAAACAGGgcactgggcacagaggcttTTCATTGCTGCCCATCAGGGGGCCCCAAGTGTGGGCTGAGGGGCGGGGCTGGACAATATGAATGTAGCCGGGCAGATGTAGGCCGACGTCTTTCCAGGGTGCCTCTACTGTGCACTGAATTTGGGAAATTAAGAGTGCTCACTCTGGAGCTTGGTGAAGATCTGAAAATCACAGCATTAGTAGCAGGAGTCATGTCCATAGCAAAGAGCTGAGGGCCTAAAGGAGGCTGCAAGGTCAGGTGGTCAGATGCCCTTGCTGTGATGGTGGAAATGGCTGCTGTGgaattcatctgctgatgggtgATAGCAGCGATCCGGGGggaaggggctgggagaggagtcagggaggaaagaggaggagacaACGCACACATACGGGTGTAGGAGGCTCCCTTCTGAagggaggctggaaggagaaagATGTGGGGCTAGGAGGTGTGCGGCAGGGGTGAGAGGTCAGAGGTGCTAAAGCTGCAAACGAGTGAGGGCAGCCTCCTTTCTCATTAGGTGGAACCCCCAAAATGGGGGCAAGGTCAGTGGGAAGAGCCAGGGAAGAGTTTGGAATTATGGATATCAAATTTCACTCAATTCTTGGTGTGGGAGAAGGTGGAGGGACAGGCAGGGTGAGGGGCCCAGCAGCCACGTGGGCCAagtcagagggaggaggaggagctgggatcTATGAAGTGTAGGTGGCCGGGGGCAGGGAGTCTCAGCAGGTGTGGAGACAGCAGGGGCAGGCTGAGTGGCACTGCAGTTTGCcatgtcttacttttttttttttttttgagacggagtctcgctctgtggccaagctggagtgcactggcacgatcttggctcattgcaacgtccacctcccaggttcaagccattctcctgcctcagcctcctgagtacctgggactacaggtgggagccaccacgcccagctaagttttgtattttcagtagagacggtgtttcaccatgttggccaggatggtctccatctctcgttttttttttttttttttttaaattaaaaagtaaactttagccgggtatggtggctcaagcctgtaatcccagcactttgggaggccgaggcgggtggatcacgagatcaggagattgagaccagcctgaccaacatggtgaaaccccgtatctactgaaggaacaacaaaaaaaaattatcctgtcATGGTGGCgcgggcctgcaatcccagctactcaggaggctgaggcaggagaatcgcttgaaccccgagggcggaggttgcagtgagcccagatcacgccattgcactccagcctgggcgacagagcgagactccgtctaaaaataaatgaatgaatgaatgaatgaataaataaataaataaatgtaaactttaatgtcgaaaatgcaaacttggggagGGCAGAAAGATCACACACAAGGCTGTCACGTCACACTTGGAGGGTTGCAcagccgccgggcagaggcgcccctcacttcTCAGATGGTGGGGCAGCCGGGCACAGGCGCTTCTGACCTCCCAGACATGGCTgctgctgggcagaggcgctcctcacttcccagacaaagtggctgctgggcagaggtgctcctcacttcccagtggGGCggtggcagggcagaggcgctcctcacttcgcaGACGGTGCGGGGGCAgcgcagaggcgctcctcacttcccatatggtgGGAttgccggacagaggcgctcctcacttcccagatggtgggaTTGCGGGGCAgcggcgctcctcacttcccagacggtaggggggcagggcagagacgctcctcacttacCAGACTGTGCGggagcagggcagaggcgctcctcacttcccagatggtcgGATTGGGCAAAGGCGCTCCTTGCTGCGCAGACGGtgcaggggcagggcagaggcgctcctcacttcgcaGAGGGTGGGattgggcagaggcgctcctcacttcacAGACCTTGCggggggcagggcagaggcgctcctcacttcccagatggtgcgCGAGcaaggcagaggtgctcctcacttcccagacgacggtgggactgggcagaggcgctcctcaattcCCAGATGGCGGGATTGCCAGGCAGAGgtgttcctcacttcccagatgataCGCGGGCAGGGCAGAGGCATTCCTCGTTTCCCAGAtggtggggtggccaggcagaggcccttCTCACTTACCAGACAGTTGGGttccgggcagaggcgctcctcgcttcccagacggtgGGCCTGCCCGACAGAGGCGCTCCTGACCTCACAGATGCTGCGGCTGCTGGGCTGGGGCctccttacttcccagacggtgcagtggctgggcagaggtgctcttcacttcccagactgTGAGGCGGCCGGgtagagacgttcctcacttcccaggcgAGGCCTAgcgaggcagaggcgctcctcacttctcaggcGGTGGGGTGGGagtgctgggcagaggtgctcctcacctcccggATGGGgcggtggccaggcagaggcgctcctcccttcccagacagtggggtggctgggcagaggcgctcctcacttcccagatggtgcagggaccaggcagagatgctcctcaggtctcgatctcttgacctcctgatccgcccgcctgggcctcccaaagtgctggattacaggcgtgagccaccacgcctgccctgccatgtcttctttctcctcccaaGCAGCTGTTTGCATCTCCTGGACATCCCCATGTTCTTATCCATGTTGCCCTGCTGGAGGCGTCCTTCCCCTTGAGAAGCCTGACCCAGCTCCAACAGTGCCTCAGGAGATAGGCAGGGAAGCTTAGCGGATGAGGGAAACTCGTCTCTATCCCACCTCAGTTGCAGGGGAGGGGTCGGTGGCAGCGGCAGCAGTGGTCCTGACAGCTTTCTTTCGCCGGACCCGTGGCCGGCAGCTCTGGGTGGAGAAGAGCTCCTTGATGCAAGAGCTGCGGGATACTTGGGCTGCATGTCCTCCCCCACCATCAGCAAGCCTGGAGAGCTGGGCAGGTGGTCTTTACCCAGCACCTTCAAGGCCGCCTTCTCTGGCCACAGGGAGCAGCCCAGAACTGGGGCAGGGAGCACTGTTGGAACTGGCTCAGGCTTCCCAAAGGGAAGGATGCCTCCAGCAGGGCTGTGTGAACTGGCGACTCCTTGTCCCTTGGAGTAGAAACTCACTGCATGCACCTGGGCCTTGTCAGTCTGGTTCTTTTCTGTCAAGCTCTTGAGGTGGACATTTCCCTCCAAGGGCCTGGGATTGTACCAGGAGGAAGTGAGGTTTCCCTGAGTCTCCAGGGGCCTAGAGGCGGAGGCTGCTTCCCCATTGCTACAGGGGCCCCTTTTCTTGTCCTCCTGCCCCTGGGTCTCTACCTGATCCACCTCTATTTGTTCTTCAGGCTCTTGTTCTGCCCTCACCTCCGTCTTTGGGAGCCTGGCTGGGATCACCCGCTCATCTAATGAAGGAAGCCGGAGGTTAAACTTGCCTCTCATACGAGGGATCCTCACGGGGCTGAGGTGTCCAAACATCATGGTGTTGCAAGCAGACAGCACAGGTTTCTTCCTTGAGGGGGGGCTCCAGCCCAAAGGAGGCAGGACCCTCAGTGGGGTGCCCGTGTTCCCAGGGAGAAAACACAGCCTCCTAGGGGCGACATCCCACCTGGCTGGAAAAGAAGGCCCAAGATGTCGCCGAGGGTTGAAGAGGAATCGGAAACAGCCCAAGATTCCCGGGGCAGGCACAGGTGCAGGAGGCACAGGTGCAGGAGCCACGGGGTGAGCCCGGccagctgggaaggcctcacgGACAAGACGAGCAGGTTGCCGATGGCATGGCGGGGACCTGTGGTGGAACCAGGAACAAAATACGCTTAGAAGAGCACGTTGCCAATCGCGTGGCCAGGACCTGCGGCGGAACCAGGAACAAAATATGTTTAGTGAGTTGCCCATTTTGAGCGAGTTGTGCACAGACGAAACTAAGGGTCAGAAGCGGAGAGGATACTCCTAAGTCACCCACTTCTCTGTGGCCGGGTGCGCACTGGGCACCTGGGAGTTTATGACATCACTAtgggcctggtgacagagccagggtgTGGAGAAGTGAGCAGGAGCCCAGCGAGGGTGCCTACAAGAGGAGTCAAAGGGCAAAAGGCAAGGCCCCTCCACCGGTCCAGCTGGACTCTCTAGCCTCAGGGACGTCCCACTCCTGGGGGCAGGTGTGTGGCCCTGGATGTCCCCCCCCCCCTCCTGTGGTGCTGTGGAGGGTGCGGGGCTGATCCGCCAGAGCCCTTCCCACCTGGCATCTGGCCCAGGTGCTGGCTGACACCCAGTGGCCCTGTCTTGGCCGGCCCTGTCCCCCGGGTTACAGGGCCAGAACCTGGAAGCAGAGCGCAGGACCAGCCAGATCCCGCCAGGCTCCCCCGGGGCCTCTCCAGTGCCTCTATGCCGCCTGGAGCCAGGCCCGCCTTCTCCATGGCTGCCGTGGCCTCAAGGGCCACCAGGCTCGCTGCGCAGGCTTCCATGGAGAGGACGCGGTGCCCTGACCTGACTGGATGCTGCCCCTTACCACATCCCTTCCTGGCAGGCAGGGTCTCCACTTCTTTTTACAAATTTGCCTGAGACCCTTCCTTAGGTCATCCAGGTGGTCATGGTCCAGCCAGGCTTTGAACCCAGGTTGTGCGATTCCGCAGCTGGTGCTCTGGCCTGTGTACCTCCTGATCATGGATACAGcatgtattcttattttttcctgtagTCCGGGGATACTTAGCGTGGCGGCATATCTGTAATAAGCACATGCACACCTAGAAGGAGGTCTTCACTTCAACATATAAGTTGACCATGGCCCACTCTGGGCTCCAGTCCTCTGCAAAGATGTAGGGCAGGGACTACCAGTTGCCAGCACAGCACCATTCCACATTGTTCTTCTGATGGAGGCTTTCAGCCCAGATATTCTTTCTCGTCTGGTGGGTTCTCTCTCGTCTCGTCCAAGTATGTAACGATTATGTTCTAGATCAGCTTTGGTCTATCCTAAAAGAAACTCGCCAGTGGATTATACCATATAGATAAAAGTCAGTTTCTCTTGTCTTCCTAGAATGTGTCTAGAAAGCAAGTACATTATTTACAAGTTAATAGTGGATCAATGTATTGGATTAAAATATGACCAATGTAATTTGGTCATTGTGAGCATGCCAGCTTGGTCCACTCTTCACCACAATTTATGGAACCCTAAATATAACTCTAGATTTTCTTATGCCCAAGAGAAGGACATACTCTTGGGTGTCTGGACTagggaactcctgacctctagtgatctgcccacttcgccctcccaaagtgctaggattacaggcgtgagccactgtgcccagccaaatcatGTGAACTTTCTACATCCCAAGGGCACACAGCCTTCTGGGCCAGCATATAGACATCTGGCAGGGATCCAGGGTCCAGGAGTTAGATGCAATCCTTGAGCTCTAGTACCTTTATATTACCTGATCACAGAAGCTCAGGCCATGCGTGGGCAGGTACTAGGACCAGCACTGTGATGGGTAGGGCCCAGGCCCAGCCTTTCTCCATCAAATGAGCACTCAAGGTGAGGGGAGCACCAGCCTTTCATCTGCTGTGGTCAGGGCTGAAGTTCATGCTTCTGGTTGTAGGGGCTGAGTCACCCAGCAGCACTCACTCAGCTTTGGCCTGAAgcctgattttgtaaataaaatgataatggaGGAGACCAGATGCCTACAGTGTCATATTGCTGGAGATGTAACCGATCAAGATCAACATGTTTTGGTTCATTTGGATGATCGACTTAACAGAGAGCTTCCATACCCTCTCAAGGCCTgcatttttaatctatttaacattttttttatgCCAGGGTGTgacgttttcttttttatagggaaattaaaaaaaaaaaaaaagaatgcacagGGAGTTAATATGAAATATCGTGTTCTCACCAAGTGAAGGCCAAAAGATTTCATTACAGGATATACAAAGGATGCCTCTGTATAACTTACATAGGGACAAGGGGTGGAAGCATCCAGTTACTGCAAAACACACAGCCAACAGGCGGATCTCAGGAGAGTCTGCACGTGGGCAGGGAGCGCCACTTTCTCACGGCGGAGGGGAGTGACTGTTCTGCCTTTGTTCCATTACATTAAAATGGTCATTTGAATTTTATGAGGCCCCTACATTTGTTGATCTGCAAGTTTCTTTAGGTTTTATTGCTACAAGATATCTATATGCATACATTCTTTACATCTAGTTTTAAggttacatataatttatatataatatttaataaaaattaaaatatataagatataataaaatacatacacacatgagcAGAGGCAGAGCAACAAGAATAAGCTTTTAAGACACACAATCAGGAGAGAGAAGGGCCCATCAAAGTAAATGGACAAGGGGAAGGGGGCACCTGTAAATAGCGGGCATCCTGCCAGTTCAAAGAATAGAAACCTGCCTGGGGGCTTGGGTCAGCCAGATGAACAGTCAAGCCAGGGAGGGCACAGCTGATGATGACACATGCTGGCTGCTGCTTCTGTCCAGAGGGAAATGTCTCAAATACATTGTGGTTCTGATTGGGCTCATCACCCTCAcaccctccaacacacacacacatactttgaGGTTTTGGGCCTCTGGCTTCCATAAGGAGAGAGCAGCTTAAATTTAACTTTGAGGGGCTGAGCCCTTTCCTCCAGGAGCAATGTCCATTCATGGGGACCACATGTAGAGGGAGACTTGCTGCTTATTTGTTGCCCATCGTACCACCTGTGTGTACCAGTGGGTCTCAGGTGCTCTTTC
The nucleotide sequence above comes from Pongo pygmaeus isolate AG05252 chromosome 13, NHGRI_mPonPyg2-v2.0_pri, whole genome shotgun sequence. Encoded proteins:
- the LOC129044612 gene encoding putative UPF0607 protein ENSP00000382826, whose product is MGNSLNIFCSWFRRRSWPRDWQRALLSVFCSWFHHRSPPCHRQPARLVREAFPAGRAHPVAPAPVPPAPVPAPGILGCFRFLFNPRRHLGPSFPARWDVAPRRLCFLPGNTGTPLRVLPPLGWSPPSRKKPVLSACNTMMFGHLSPVRIPRMRGKFNLRLPSLDERVIPARLPKTEVRAEQEPEEQIEVDQVETQGQEDKKRGPCSNGEAASASRPLETQGNLTSSWYNPRPLEGNVHLKSLTEKNQTDKAQVHAVSFYSKGQGVASSHSPAGGILPFGKPEPVPTVLPAPVLGCSLWPEKAALKVLGKDHLPSSPGLLMVGEDMQPKYPAALASRSSSPPRAAGHGSGERKLSGPLLPLPPTPPLQLRWDRDEFPSSAKLPCLSPEALLELGQASQGEGRLQQGNMDKNMGMSRRCKQLLGRRKKTWQGRRGGSRL